A part of Terriglobus roseus genomic DNA contains:
- a CDS encoding TIGR03435 family protein yields the protein MAKAMIAMVMVLPCVAVSQEKTPVQFDVITVKPHKESGGMSGWHWTSTGIEMTNVSLKTMISTSNSVQPWLVFGLPSWAVSSRWDILAKVTDPETKPIEKVTTKERLALIGSIAHDRFGLVEHNETKVQPVFVMTMMPDGVKFKESPPPPKGEPEPKFGRGSFLMNDGVVQAKYVKMAFLADMLSPHLERTVLDKTGLTGEYDFEIHWQPESRTKGADNGAADSDAPPTIIEAVKQQLGLKMTTDKAPVPTVVVDKIEQPEAN from the coding sequence ATGGCGAAGGCAATGATTGCGATGGTGATGGTGTTGCCTTGTGTGGCAGTGTCGCAAGAGAAGACGCCGGTGCAGTTCGACGTGATTACGGTGAAGCCGCACAAGGAAAGCGGCGGCATGAGCGGCTGGCACTGGACGAGCACCGGCATTGAGATGACCAACGTCTCGCTGAAGACGATGATCTCTACCTCAAACAGCGTGCAGCCGTGGCTGGTGTTCGGTTTGCCTTCCTGGGCAGTGTCGTCACGATGGGACATTCTGGCGAAGGTGACTGATCCAGAGACGAAACCGATTGAAAAGGTCACGACGAAGGAGCGGCTCGCATTGATTGGAAGCATTGCCCATGACCGGTTTGGGCTGGTGGAGCACAACGAAACCAAGGTGCAACCGGTGTTTGTGATGACGATGATGCCGGATGGTGTGAAGTTCAAGGAGAGTCCGCCACCGCCGAAGGGAGAGCCGGAGCCGAAGTTTGGGCGTGGTTCGTTTCTGATGAACGACGGTGTGGTGCAGGCCAAGTATGTGAAGATGGCATTCCTGGCGGATATGCTGTCGCCGCATTTGGAGCGCACCGTTCTGGATAAGACCGGCCTTACGGGCGAATACGACTTTGAAATTCATTGGCAGCCAGAGTCGCGCACGAAAGGCGCGGACAATGGTGCTGCGGATAGTGATGCTCCACCGACGATCATTGAAGCTGTGAAGCAACAGCTTGGATTGAAGATGACTACGGATAAGGCGCCTGTGCCTACTGTTGTCGTCGACAAGATTGAGCAGCCTGAGGCGAACTGA
- a CDS encoding TIGR03435 family protein → MLSLNRCRLFALALVLCGMGSALCAAQTPKPSLPTDTGGYTGELPQFDVMSVKPHKPGEDMMRVRWGGTDYHAENMTVKAMISNVYGVKAWLVFGLPAWAESSHWDIDAKVSAPDMKVMDKLTGEQRRAMIGGILKERFGLVIRQETKVQPVFAMSVMPDGPKFKESPEPPPPPEGEKPKPRGMWRMSPGSLSATSMGMTQIADSLSYFVERTIVDKTGLTGKYDIEMKWTPEDRANATTDNGAGDAPPAIFEALKEQLGLKLTADKAPVATVVVDKITQPEEN, encoded by the coding sequence ATGCTCTCTCTGAATCGTTGTCGCCTGTTTGCACTGGCCCTTGTCCTTTGTGGCATGGGCTCCGCGTTGTGTGCTGCCCAGACGCCGAAACCTTCGCTGCCAACCGACACCGGAGGGTACACGGGAGAGCTGCCGCAGTTTGATGTGATGTCGGTGAAGCCGCACAAGCCCGGCGAAGACATGATGCGCGTCCGGTGGGGCGGCACGGATTATCACGCAGAGAATATGACGGTGAAAGCCATGATCTCCAATGTCTATGGCGTGAAGGCGTGGCTGGTGTTCGGCCTGCCCGCGTGGGCTGAGTCTTCGCACTGGGACATTGATGCGAAGGTGAGTGCGCCCGACATGAAGGTGATGGACAAGCTGACGGGCGAGCAGCGACGGGCCATGATTGGCGGCATTTTGAAAGAACGTTTTGGCCTGGTGATCCGTCAGGAGACAAAAGTGCAGCCGGTGTTTGCGATGTCGGTGATGCCGGATGGGCCAAAGTTTAAGGAAAGCCCCGAGCCACCGCCTCCACCTGAAGGCGAGAAGCCGAAGCCACGTGGGATGTGGCGCATGTCGCCGGGTTCGCTCTCCGCGACCTCAATGGGGATGACACAGATTGCGGATAGCCTGTCGTATTTTGTGGAGCGCACCATCGTGGACAAGACGGGGCTCACTGGGAAGTACGACATCGAGATGAAGTGGACGCCAGAGGACCGCGCCAATGCAACAACAGATAACGGTGCGGGCGATGCGCCACCGGCGATCTTTGAGGCGCTGAAAGAACAATTGGGGTTGAAACTGACGGCGGACAAAGCGCCTGTGGCTACGGTTGTCGTCGACAAGATTACACAGCCGGAAGAGAACTGA
- a CDS encoding TIGR03435 family protein, producing the protein MLLKTALRSVGVLLLMLATWPAAWSQSAPQFDAIVVRQHDPHDVSQDGGIHWGGLAFEANNVPLTFLMTQAFGVKKWLIDGLPAWAAKSTWDVNAKVAASDLKLMQSLTREQRSQMLQTVLTEQFRLRYHFGEKLQPVYELSVLPAGPKFKASANIDGTKRGFGGWTFAAGLAQCERITMAQFANGLSPLVERVVMDKTGLTGAYDIEVRWTPENSANAGNDNGLDATAAPGIVTALREQAGLRLTSAKAMVPLLVIDAMEQPEQQ; encoded by the coding sequence ATGTTGCTTAAGACGGCGCTGCGCTCTGTGGGTGTGCTTCTGTTGATGCTGGCGACGTGGCCTGCTGCGTGGTCACAGAGCGCGCCACAGTTTGATGCCATTGTGGTGCGGCAGCATGATCCGCATGATGTCAGTCAGGATGGAGGCATTCATTGGGGCGGCCTGGCGTTTGAAGCGAACAACGTGCCGTTGACGTTCCTGATGACGCAGGCCTTTGGCGTGAAGAAGTGGCTCATCGATGGTCTGCCTGCGTGGGCTGCGAAGAGCACGTGGGATGTAAATGCAAAAGTTGCCGCCAGCGATCTGAAGCTGATGCAGAGCCTGACGCGCGAGCAGCGCAGCCAGATGTTGCAAACCGTACTGACGGAGCAGTTCCGGCTGAGATATCACTTTGGCGAGAAGCTGCAGCCCGTGTATGAATTGAGCGTTCTGCCGGCGGGACCAAAGTTCAAAGCATCCGCAAATATCGACGGAACGAAGCGCGGTTTTGGCGGATGGACCTTTGCCGCGGGGCTGGCGCAGTGCGAGCGCATCACGATGGCGCAGTTTGCAAACGGTCTTTCGCCTTTGGTGGAACGCGTTGTGATGGACAAGACGGGCCTGACCGGTGCTTACGACATTGAAGTGCGATGGACACCAGAAAATTCCGCCAACGCAGGCAATGACAATGGCCTGGATGCGACGGCCGCGCCGGGCATTGTGACGGCGTTGCGTGAGCAGGCAGGGCTG